In Monodelphis domestica isolate mMonDom1 chromosome 3, mMonDom1.pri, whole genome shotgun sequence, the following proteins share a genomic window:
- the C9 gene encoding complement component C9 isoform X2 translates to MSVDRRFALLIWLLEIILLVNGTKISLSETALNRPRREIETPAPIDCRLSSWSEWSSCEPCQKEMYRSRTIEAFGQFGGKRCLHSLGDRRSCEPSRACDDEEYDCENDFKCETGRCIKKRLLCNVDNDCGDFSDEDNCEKDPRSPCHTDVELSELGRTAGYGMNILGMDPLDTPFDNEYFHGLCERVRDGNTGTYYRKPWNVATLNYDTKAEKRLRTENYEEHVLQITDTFRERQKNFGFDISLKLTSTEGPLSSLNAAASFDSNVPEFGEAEARAPESTIAKEEAPEDRILKEAPKDGTPGEAPEDRILKEAPKDGTPGEAPEGGTPKRKPDPKRNQQDAGLTFRFRYSKNESLHLIKYYASDKTKMFLQVKGEIQLGRFHMRNREFMLKSTFLDDLKALPTSYEKGEYFGFLETYGTHYSSSGNIGGKYELIYVLDKEEMQRKGLEIQDVRKCLGLDLDLSYQSAVNFEANIKGSDCSSVNWKRFGIIKWRSSMETGTTSRK, encoded by the exons TATAGACTGCAGGTTGAGCTCTTGGAGTGAGTGGTCTTCTTGTGAACCTTGTCAAAAAGAAATG tatcGCTCACGGACCATTGAAGCCTTTGGCCAGTTTGGTGGGAAGCGGTGCCTACATTCTTTGGGAGACCGGCGTAGCTGTGAACCTTCTAGAGCCTGTGATGATGAAGAATATGACtgtgaaaatgattttaaatgcgAAACAG GTCGATGCATTAAAAAGCGGCTTCTGTGTAATGTCGACAATGACTGTGGAGATTTTTCGGATGAAGATAATTGTGAAAAAGACCCACGTTCTCCCTGCCATACTGATGTAGAACTGTCTGAGCTTGGCCGGACAGCTGGATATGG GATGAACATTTTGGGGATGGATCCTTTGGACACTCCCTTTGACAATGAGTATTTCCATGGTCTCTGTGAGCGAGTTCGAGATGGAAATACCGGAACCTATTACCGCAAGCCTTGGAATGTGGCAACTCTGAACTATGAC ACTAAAGCAGAAAAAAGATTGAGGACAGAGAACTATGAAGAACATGTACTTCAAATAACAGACAcattcagagaaaggcaaaaaaattttGGCTTTGACATATCTCTAAAACTCACATCTACTGAAGGCCCTTTGTCTTCGCTCAACGCTGCGGCATCATTTGATTCTAATGTTCCAGAATTTGGGGAAGCTGAAGCCAGAGCTCCAGAAAGCACAATAGCTAAAGAAGAAGCACCTGAAGATAGAATACTTAAAGAAGCACCTAAGGATGGAACACCTGGAGAAGCACCTGAAGATAGAATACTTAAAGAAGCACCTAAGGATGGAACACCTGGAGAAGCACCTGAGGGTGGAACACCTAAAAGAAAACCTGACCCAAAGAGAAACCAACAAGATGCTGGTCTTACATTCAGATTTAGATATTCAAAAAACGAAAGTCTTCACCTTATCAAGTACTATGCTTCAGACAAG ACAAAAATGTTTCTTCAAGTGAAAGGAGAAATTCAACTTGGAAGATTCCATATGCGAAATAGAGAATTTATGTTGAAAAGTACTTTCCTGGATGACTTAAAAGCTCTGCCCACCAGCTACGAAAAGGGAGAATATTTTGGCTTCTTGGAAACCTATGGCACTCACTACAGTAGCTCTGGGAATATaggaggaaaatatgaattgataTATGTGTTGGACAAAGAAGAAATGCAGAGGAAAG GTCTTGAAATACAAGATGTGCGGAAATGCCTTGGACTTGATTTGGATTTGTCTTACCAAAGTGCAGTGAATTTCGAAGCCAACATAAAAGGTTCTGACTGTTCGTCAGTAAACTGGAAGCGTTTTG gaataataaagtggagaagttccatggagactggaacaacctccaggaagtga